The sequence AGTCATTAGAATTGGGTTTGAGGCCGGATAGTTATTCACTCGTCCGGGTTTTGTCAGCATGTTCTCAACTGGGGGATTTGGCGGCTGGTGAGTGGATTCATAACTATATTGTGGATGCAGGAATGGGAAGAAATGTGTTTGTAAGTACTTCATTAGTAGACATGTATACCAAGTGCGCAAGCATGGAGAAGGCTATTGCTGTATTTGAAGATATGCCTGAAAGGGATGTTGTTTCCTGGAGTGCTGTGATTCAGGGTTATGCAGCAAATGGGCATCCAAAAGAGGCTTTAGAGATTTTTCATAGAATGCGAAAGGAAAACTTTAAACCAGATTGCTACGCCATGGTTGGGGTACTTTCTGCATGTGCAAGGCTGGGAGCTCTAGAAATGGGAGAGTGGGCTAGTGGTTTGATGGAGCGGGAAGATTTTCTATCAAATCCTGTTATGGGGACTGCTTTGATTGACATGTATGCTAAATGTGGGAAAATGTCTGTTGCTTGGGAAATTTTCAAAGAGATGAAAGAAAAGGATCTTGTCATTTTTAATGCGGTAATATCTGGTTTAGCTATGAGCGGCCACGTTAAAACTGCATTTGGTTGTTTTGTGCTAGTAGAAAAATGTGGGCTGAGGCCAGATGGAAAAACGTTCCTTGGTCTGCTTTGTGGATGCACTCATGCCGGTCTTGTCAATGATGGCCGCCGTTATTTTAATGGCATGGGTTGCTTCTATTCTTTAGCACCTACTATTGAGCATTACGGATGCATGGTTGATCTTCTCTCTCGAGCTGGTTTGTTGGATGAAGCCCATCAAATGATAAAGAGTATGCCAATTCAGGCCAATGCTATTGTTTGGGGAGCTTTGCTGGGTGGTTGTCGTTTGCACAAGGATATGCAATTGGCTGAACTTGTTTTGAAGCAATTAATTGAGTTGGAACCTCGTAACTCGGGAAACTATGTTCTTTTATCAAATATTTACTCAGCTAATCAGAGATGGAATGAATCCGAAAATATAAGGTCAATTATGAGCGAGAGGGGCATCAGTAAAGTGCGTGCCTACAGTTGGATAGAGATAGATGGAGTTGTTCATGAGTTTCTTGTTGGCGACACTTCCCATCCTTTGTCAGATAAGATATACGGTGAACTTATTGAGCTGGACAAAAAATTGAGAGCAGCTGGCTATGTTCCTACAACAGAATTTGTGCTCTTTGAcattgaagatgaagaaaaagaGCATTTCCTGGGTTACCACAGCGAGAAGCTTGCTCTCGCATTTGGCTTGATCAGTACCAAGCAGAATTCCATCATCCGAATTGTTAAAAACCTTAGGGTATGTGGTGACTGTCATACAGCAATAAAGCTCATCTCAAAGATTACAGGTAGAGAAATTATTGTCAGGGACACCAACCGTTTCCATCATTTTACTGATGGATTTTGTTCATGTAAAGATTATTGGTGAGGCATTGTAGACCAGAGCGTTTGGCTGTCTTACCAATTGCCGTAGCTGACAGTTAAAATGCAAATCATAATTTGTAAAGCAACTCAATcatcatatttgtatgattGTATCACTCTTCCAGTCGGAGTTCCTGTTGCTCCGCGCACGTATAAGAAGACAAGGAAATGGTAACCAAATTGTGCTTGTTTGGAAAATACATGGAGATCATCACTCTTCAGATTAAGACAGAAGCTTTGGTGAGAGCAAGGCCTAAAGTCATTGATGGATCATCAATACAATGAAATCCAAGAAACTATTCCCAATGGCCTTTAGATTTCCTTCTGTCAAATGCAAAATGCTGTGAAGGAAAGTTAAGTTGTCTCACTGTGCTAATCGACACATCGATTGAGTTCAGAAGGTGATGCACATTGCTTCTCCGTTTTGCATGTAAATGGTTTCTCCATTTTATCTAGCATAAACTCGCTTGGAAATTCTGGACAAATTGCAGTTACACAGTGGTTCATTTTTCAGGAATGGACGGGGCATAAAATGTCAAAGATCAAAAGGTCGATTTGACGATTTATCCTGTGTGACATGTCCAATGGGAGGCAATTACCCTTGTTGTATAGGTTTATCAAAAAACTACTCTCCATATCTCATCATACTTCCCAACTCATTTGGTTTATTGGGATTTTTTTATTCTCTCCAATAATATCTTCAGGTGGCCCATTTCGAGATTATGAAAGAGAGAGCATGCATGCCTTGAGTTTTTCAAGGATCCAAGATATGTAGCTATTAATAATGATTTATGCCCCGAACTCTACAATTTTAGTTACTTCACAAGACCTACTCCAAGGATCCAAACATTTTACGAagcatttataaatttttttaaaggaaatttataatttattaattgtttttttagcaAACTTTATTAATTGTGCTTGGATGACAAACATTAGCATCTTTCTTGAATTCTCAACGTTCACTAGTAGCCGAAGGTTGCGTCTATATTTCAATTTGATGAAGTAAATAAGGGGGGGCCCAAAAGGTCAAATATCATGCAATTCAAAGATCTCGCAGTCGCAGTCCAATTACACAATTTTCAAATGAAAGACTAATGTTTGGTAGAGCAAATATTGgggtttcttttcatttttatttatatttgttttgcCCTTTCGAAAATCAAGATTGGGTCTATCTTGAGTTCAATAAATTAAGGTAAG comes from Henckelia pumila isolate YLH828 chromosome 4, ASM3356847v2, whole genome shotgun sequence and encodes:
- the LOC140864365 gene encoding putative pentatricopeptide repeat-containing protein At3g08820, producing MALQEIKATLFNGSTSFIHLKHIHARLFRFHFHQNHYLLNMLLKSTFKFNLPSYATAVFSQTHEPNIFLYNTMISGLVSNDCFNQAIDLFHSMRKECFLPNNFTFPFVLKSCARKFDFKLGVKVHSLVVKVGFDRDVFVNTGLVSFYAKMETMQDAQKVFDEIPEKNVVSWTAIMSGYIGTGKFSEAIGLFRKSLELGLRPDSYSLVRVLSACSQLGDLAAGEWIHNYIVDAGMGRNVFVSTSLVDMYTKCASMEKAIAVFEDMPERDVVSWSAVIQGYAANGHPKEALEIFHRMRKENFKPDCYAMVGVLSACARLGALEMGEWASGLMEREDFLSNPVMGTALIDMYAKCGKMSVAWEIFKEMKEKDLVIFNAVISGLAMSGHVKTAFGCFVLVEKCGLRPDGKTFLGLLCGCTHAGLVNDGRRYFNGMGCFYSLAPTIEHYGCMVDLLSRAGLLDEAHQMIKSMPIQANAIVWGALLGGCRLHKDMQLAELVLKQLIELEPRNSGNYVLLSNIYSANQRWNESENIRSIMSERGISKVRAYSWIEIDGVVHEFLVGDTSHPLSDKIYGELIELDKKLRAAGYVPTTEFVLFDIEDEEKEHFLGYHSEKLALAFGLISTKQNSIIRIVKNLRVCGDCHTAIKLISKITGREIIVRDTNRFHHFTDGFCSCKDYW